One region of Acidovorax sp. T1 genomic DNA includes:
- the fabD gene encoding ACP S-malonyltransferase translates to MKSFAFVFPGQGSQSVGMLDAWGDHPVVVQTLQEASDALGENLARLIQEGPKEALALTTNTQPVMLVAGVAAWRVWRAEGGALPLAVAGHSLGEYSALVAAGVLTLAQAAPLVRLRAAAMQEAVPVGTGAMAAILGMEASRVIAGCAEAAASFGAGSTEVVEAVNFNDPIQTVIAGTKAGVDKACELLKAAGAKRALPLPVSAPFHSSLMKPAAEKLRVALADVALAAPQIPVLNNVDVAVQQDADAIRDALYRQAFGPVRWVECVQALKARGITHLIECGPGKVLAGLTRRIDPELVGAALFDPATLAETRELLA, encoded by the coding sequence ATGAAATCCTTTGCATTTGTCTTTCCGGGGCAGGGCTCGCAATCGGTGGGCATGCTCGACGCCTGGGGCGATCACCCCGTCGTGGTCCAGACGCTTCAGGAAGCCTCTGACGCCCTGGGGGAGAACCTTGCCCGGTTGATCCAGGAAGGCCCCAAGGAGGCGCTGGCCCTGACGACCAACACCCAGCCGGTCATGCTGGTGGCCGGCGTTGCCGCATGGCGCGTCTGGCGCGCCGAAGGTGGCGCCCTGCCGCTGGCTGTGGCCGGGCATTCGCTGGGCGAGTATTCGGCGCTGGTGGCGGCGGGCGTGCTGACGCTGGCCCAGGCGGCACCGCTGGTGCGTCTGCGCGCCGCCGCCATGCAGGAGGCCGTGCCGGTGGGTACCGGGGCCATGGCGGCCATTCTGGGCATGGAGGCCTCGCGGGTTATTGCGGGCTGCGCCGAGGCGGCGGCTTCCTTTGGCGCGGGTTCGACCGAAGTGGTCGAGGCCGTGAATTTCAACGATCCAATACAGACCGTGATCGCCGGCACCAAGGCGGGCGTGGACAAGGCCTGCGAGTTACTGAAGGCGGCGGGTGCCAAGCGTGCGCTGCCGCTGCCCGTGTCGGCGCCGTTCCACTCGAGCCTGATGAAGCCTGCCGCAGAAAAACTGCGCGTGGCGCTGGCCGATGTGGCACTGGCTGCGCCGCAGATTCCAGTGCTCAACAACGTGGACGTGGCCGTGCAGCAGGACGCCGACGCCATTCGGGACGCGTTGTACCGCCAGGCCTTTGGCCCGGTGCGCTGGGTCGAGTGCGTGCAGGCGCTCAAGGCGCGCGGCATCACCCATCTCATTGAATGCGGCCCCGGCAAAGTGCTGGCGGGCCTGACCCGGCGCATCGACCCCGAACTGGTCGGCGCCGCACTGTTTGACCCGGCCACACTGGCCGAAACCCGGGAGTTGTTGGCATGA
- the fabG gene encoding 3-oxoacyl-ACP reductase FabG, protein MTQSASEAQVALVTGASRGIGAAIALELAVRGYQVVGTATTDEGAERISQALSAYPGCRGANLNVNDGAAIEALMDSIVKQQGGLHVLVNNAGITRDTLAMRMKDEDWDSVLDTNLKAVFRVSRAAIRPMMKQRFGRIISITSVVGASGNAGQANYAAAKAGVAGMTRALARELGSRSITVNCVAPGFIETDMTANLPEEQQKALQAQIALGHLGKPADIAHAVAYLASREAGYVTGQELHVNGGMYM, encoded by the coding sequence ATGACGCAATCTGCATCTGAAGCGCAAGTGGCGCTGGTCACCGGCGCATCGCGCGGCATTGGCGCGGCGATTGCCCTGGAGCTGGCCGTGCGCGGCTACCAGGTGGTGGGCACCGCCACCACGGACGAGGGCGCAGAACGCATCAGCCAGGCGCTGTCGGCCTATCCGGGCTGCCGGGGCGCCAACCTGAACGTCAACGATGGCGCGGCCATCGAGGCGCTGATGGACTCCATCGTCAAGCAGCAAGGCGGTTTGCATGTGCTGGTGAACAATGCCGGCATCACGCGCGACACGCTGGCCATGCGCATGAAGGACGAGGACTGGGATTCCGTGCTGGACACCAATCTCAAGGCCGTTTTCCGCGTGAGCCGTGCGGCGATTCGTCCGATGATGAAGCAACGCTTTGGGCGCATCATCAGCATCACGAGCGTGGTGGGCGCATCGGGCAACGCAGGGCAGGCTAACTATGCGGCCGCCAAGGCCGGTGTGGCCGGCATGACGCGTGCACTGGCCCGCGAGCTGGGCAGCCGCAGCATCACGGTCAATTGCGTGGCACCCGGATTCATTGAAACCGACATGACGGCCAACCTGCCCGAAGAGCAGCAAAAAGCCCTGCAAGCGCAGATCGCCCTGGGCCATCTGGGCAAGCCAGCCGACATCGCCCATGCGGTGGCCTACCTGGCATCGCGCGAGGCGGGCTATGTGACGGGGCAGGAATTGCACGTCAATGGCGGCATGTACATGTAA
- the acpP gene encoding acyl carrier protein yields the protein MSDIEARVKKIIAEQLGVEESQVTNEKAFVADLGADSLDTVELVMALEDEFGIEIPDEDAEKITTVQNAIDYANTHQKA from the coding sequence ATGAGCGATATCGAAGCACGCGTCAAAAAAATCATTGCTGAGCAACTCGGCGTTGAAGAGTCCCAGGTCACCAACGAAAAAGCCTTTGTGGCCGACCTCGGCGCTGATTCGTTGGATACCGTCGAACTCGTGATGGCACTCGAAGACGAATTCGGCATCGAAATTCCTGACGAAGACGCAGAGAAGATCACGACGGTGCAAAACGCCATCGACTACGCCAACACCCACCAGAAAGCCTGA
- the fabF gene encoding beta-ketoacyl-ACP synthase II: protein MSRRRVVVTGLGCVSPVGNTVADSWANVLAGKSGIDLITKFDTSNFSCKIAGEVKGFDLESYISAKDARAMDTFIHFGIAAAAQAVQDAGLPTGDALHDDLATRIACVIGSGIGGLPLIENTHAELTARGPRRITPFFVPASIINMVAGHVSMRFGFKGPNLSVVTACTTGLHCIGQAGRMIEYGDADVAVAGGTESTVSPLGVGGFAAMRALSTRNDDPQTASRPWDKDRDGFVLGEGAGVMVLEEYEHAKARGAKIYAELTGFGMSADAGHMTAPNMDGPRRAMLSAMHNAGINADQVDYLNAHGTSTPLGDLNETNAIKAALGAHAYKTVVSSTKSMTGHLLGGAGGIESVFTVLALHHQKVPPTINIFNQDPECDLDYCANTARDMPINVAVKNNFGFGGTNGTLVFKRI, encoded by the coding sequence ATGAGCCGTCGTCGCGTTGTCGTGACCGGCCTGGGGTGTGTCAGTCCCGTGGGTAACACGGTGGCGGATTCCTGGGCCAATGTCCTGGCCGGTAAGTCCGGCATTGATCTCATCACCAAGTTCGACACGTCGAACTTTTCCTGCAAGATTGCAGGCGAGGTCAAGGGATTTGATCTGGAGTCGTACATCAGCGCCAAGGATGCGCGCGCGATGGACACTTTCATCCATTTCGGCATCGCTGCGGCGGCCCAGGCTGTGCAGGACGCAGGCTTGCCCACGGGGGACGCACTGCACGATGACCTGGCAACGCGCATTGCCTGTGTGATCGGTTCCGGAATTGGCGGCTTGCCGCTGATCGAGAACACACACGCCGAGTTGACCGCCCGAGGTCCTCGGCGTATCACTCCTTTTTTCGTGCCCGCTTCCATCATCAACATGGTGGCAGGGCATGTTTCCATGCGATTCGGCTTCAAGGGGCCCAACCTTTCGGTGGTGACCGCCTGCACCACGGGCTTGCACTGCATTGGCCAGGCTGGTCGCATGATTGAATACGGCGATGCCGACGTGGCCGTGGCCGGCGGCACCGAGTCCACTGTGTCGCCCCTGGGCGTGGGTGGCTTTGCCGCCATGCGTGCACTGTCCACACGCAACGACGACCCCCAAACGGCTTCCCGCCCCTGGGACAAAGACCGTGATGGCTTTGTGCTGGGCGAGGGCGCTGGCGTCATGGTGCTCGAAGAGTACGAACACGCCAAGGCGCGCGGTGCCAAGATTTACGCCGAACTGACCGGCTTTGGCATGAGTGCCGATGCTGGCCACATGACCGCTCCCAACATGGACGGCCCCCGCCGCGCCATGCTGAGCGCCATGCACAACGCGGGCATCAACGCCGACCAGGTGGACTATCTCAATGCCCACGGCACATCCACTCCGCTGGGCGACCTGAACGAGACCAACGCCATCAAGGCGGCATTGGGCGCGCATGCCTACAAGACCGTGGTGAGCTCCACCAAGTCCATGACGGGTCACCTGCTCGGTGGCGCTGGCGGTATTGAAAGCGTGTTCACGGTGCTGGCTCTGCACCACCAGAAGGTGCCGCCCACCATTAATATCTTCAACCAGGACCCCGAGTGTGACCTGGACTACTGCGCCAACACGGCGCGTGATATGCCCATCAACGTGGCCGTCAAAAACAACTTCGGCTTTGGTGGCACCAACGGCACGCTGGTCTTCAAGCGGATCTGA